A region from the Arachis ipaensis cultivar K30076 chromosome B01, Araip1.1, whole genome shotgun sequence genome encodes:
- the LOC107608869 gene encoding arginine and glutamate-rich protein 1-A-like gives MAIIEQEEARKKQEMISRNQEASLRKIERQMEQLAKHLAETSEQMANMSLRATEDDPKNSEKAARLKKEKAVMEEVTKNGFSSDTEKNPKGEQKRVRWEECKAITILKEVSEEEGIRPSEQEPEILKEEVKQESGTEQAKELQKGMLEIYQPKAMYFQWGV, from the exons ATGGCAATAATAGAACAGGAAGAAGcaagaaaaaaacaagaaatgaTAAGCAGaaaccaagaagcctcactcagaaaaattgagaggcaaatggaaCAACTGGCTAAGCACCTTGCAGAAACAAGCGAGCAGATGGCAAATATGTCTCTCAGGGCCACCGAAGATGACCCAAAGAACAGCGAAAAAGCTGCTAGGTTGAAAAAAGAGAAAGCAGTCATGGAGGAAG taaccaagaatgggtTCTCTAGTGACACAGAAAAGAATCCTAAAGGGGAACAAAAGAGagtgagatgggaagaatgcaaggccatcactatATTGAAGGAAgtttcagaagaagaaggaatcagGCCCTCAGAGCAGGAGCCAGAAATCTTGAAGGAAGAAGTTAAGCAGGAAAGTGGAACTGAGCAAGCCAAGGAACTGCAAAAAGGCATGCTGGAAATATACCAACCAAAAgcg ATGTATTTCCAGTGGGGAGTATAG